From one Henningerozyma blattae CBS 6284 chromosome 1, complete genome genomic stretch:
- the PEP3 gene encoding tethering complex subunit PEP3 (similar to Saccharomyces cerevisiae PEP3 (YLR148W); ancestral locus Anc_8.359), which yields MEISIEKVQLDFINNDIAGNIKTFQVQSNIMCFGLRSGLLFIIDLDNPAEACQYQLQLTTSGANSESLSKAWLSPNGKILFIKTDFARYYFCDIYNLLNSINTSKGKLSNITQAKKLSRKRCDIRSVQWCNNNSLLCGTENGKLYYIYIHDYKNMENFLLGESKLVKLYQSKHSIDGISWIANENVCLVASGQKIMLWKGNNNSNNKKSDTIAKDPETLFKENPNPFNEEEFEKVHKEGGTKFASLQNSFAWVTGTGIVYEEIVKSSEKNNILSDANVFLNIELPQSNFNIRDIILTQFHIMLLRGSTITVINQLNNEIAFDETIPITEQEKILGITSDYSDIHHPTFWCFSNNNIYEIIIKKEANSVWKMLCVNGQYEKALSLEGLSSIERSNIFQEMGEYYFKDSKFNEAAQSFGNSFSSPIRSIALKFFKTSSTNTNNALLEYLSIKLDSLDSSNQVQKILLSSWIVWIYMKLFNDLQEDISVEHNIDKLAKLNDSKENIRMNLKKFLKTHLESFDKYTILQILSKQQGHEFSIYFENLLGHYDHVLSYWIDQKNWNEALKLLVETQDPNSCIKFASILLLNCPEETIIAWMKIPQLQPTKLIPALLNYFTHYQKKISTNPETNSIMEPNYALNYLKWYIDEYGTPEKILYNTTIYMVVSGYPSHVVDEIAEENIIKFMKLHEGQYDIEFILRLTMKYKRIRIVLYIYSLLNLYEDAVNFALENGMIDSAKQLISQDNNDEIMLDEKIIKELWIKIAKVILYENKTQDIKSIIKTIIHESNEILTIRDLLPLFNQFTTIANLKEELIKSLETHGQSMTQVSEDIKQSIKMKKIIVQDIEMFKQRYVMLEPRVSCSHCNMILQTRKFFVFPCNHSFHTDCLIKVILNSNDYILKSKIENFQANYNNKKKQKQSIKEFETMLSSKCVLCSEININNIDSPLQIEEEELAKWEI from the coding sequence atggaaattaGCATAGAGAAAGTTCAATTagatttcattaataatgatattgcGGGGAACATAAAAACATTTCAAGTACAATCCAATATAATGTGTTTTGGTCTACGCTCAGGCCTACTATTTATAATTGATTTGGATAATCCTGCAGAAGCTTGTCAATATCAGTTACAATTAACTACATCTGGTGCAAACTCAGAAAGCTTGAGTAAAGCTTGGTTATCGCCAAATGgtaaaattctttttataaAGACAGATTTTGCcagatattatttttgcGATATctataatttattgaattctaTTAATACAAGTAAAGGCAaactttcaaatattacacaagctaaaaaattaagtcGAAAACGTTGCGATATTAGAAGTGTTCAATGgtgtaataataattcactTCTTTGTGGTACAGAAAATggaaaattatattatatttatattcatGATTATAAGAAtatggaaaattttttacttGGAGAATCAAAATTGgtaaaattatatcaatCAAAACATTCTATTGATGGAATATCGTGGATagcaaatgaaaatgtcTGTCTCGTTGCCTCTGGACAAAAGATAATGTTATGGaaaggtaataataatagtaataataagaagTCTGACACCATTGCTAAAGATCCTGagacattatttaaagaaaaccCTAATCCATTCAATGAGGaggaatttgaaaaagttcATAAGGAAGGGGGAACCAAATTTGCATCTTTACAAAATTCATTTGCTTGGGTCACTGGGACAGGTATTGTTTATGAAGAGATTGTAAAATCTAGtgagaaaaataatattctaagTGATGctaatgtttttttaaatattgaattgcCTCAGtccaattttaatattcgAGATATTATATTAACTCAATTCCATATTATGTTATTGCGAGGGTCTACTATTACAGTgattaatcaattaaataatgagaTTGCCTTTGATGAAACCATACCAATAActgaacaagaaaaaatcttAGGAATAACATCGGATTATTCAGATATTCATCATCCTACATTTTGGTgcttttctaataataacatttatgaaataattataaagaaGGAAGCTAATTCAGTTTGGAAAATGTTATGTGTTAATGGACAATATGAAAAAGCATTATCTTTGGAAGGATTATCATCTATTGAAAGATCTAACATTTTCCAAGAAATGGgggaatattattttaaagataGCAAATTTAATGAAGCTGCTCAATCCTTTGGTAACTCATTCTCTTCCCCTATTAGAAGTATTgcattaaaatttttcaaaacgTCATCtactaatactaataatgcccttttagaatatttaagTATTAAATTGGATTCCTTAGATTCCAGTAACCaagttcaaaaaattttattatcttcatGGATAGTTTGGATTtatatgaaattatttaatgatcTTCAAGAAGATATTAGTGTAGAACATAATATTGACAAATTAGCGAAATTGAATGACTCAAAAGAAAACATTCgaatgaatttgaaaaaatttttaaaaaccCATCTTGAATCGTTTGATAAATATACtatattacaaatattatcCAAACAACAAGGTCatgaattttcaatatattttgaaaatttattggGACATTATGATCATGTATTATCATATTGGATtgatcaaaaaaattggaatgaagcattaaaattattagtgGAAACTCAAGATCCTAACTCGTGTATTAAATTTGCATcgattttattattaaattgtcCTGAGGAGACTATTATTGCATGGATGAAAATCCCTCAACTTCAGCCTACAAAACTTATACCtgcattattaaattattttactcattatcaaaaaaagatatcCACAAATCCAGAAACAAATTCCATTATGGAACCTAATTATgcattaaattatttaaaatggtATATTGATGAATATGGAACTCCTGAGAAAATCTTGTATAATACTACGATATATATGGTGGTATCGGGATATCCATCACATGTTGTGGATGAAATAGcagaagaaaatattattaaatttatgaAATTACATGAAGGTCAATATGATATTGAGTTTATTTTAAGATTGACAATGAAATATAAACGTATTCGAATTGTcctttatatttattcattattaaatttatatgaaGATGCAGTTAATTTTGCCCTAGAGAATGGTATGATTGACTCTGCAAAGCAACTAATCAGTCAAGATAATAACGATGAGATTATGCTTGATGAGaaaatcattaaagaattatggATCAAAATAGCCAAAGTTATTCtttatgaaaataaaacccaagatattaaatcaatcattaaaacaataattcATGAATccaatgaaattttaacgATTCGCGATTTATTACCTTTATTTAATCAATTCACAACAATTGCgaatttaaaagaagaattaattaagaGTCTTGAAACGCATGGACAATCGATGACACAAGTCTCTGAAGATATTAAACAATCTATtaagatgaagaagattatTGTTCAAGATATAGAAATGTTTAAACAACGGTATGTGATGTTAGAACCTAGAGTCTCATGTAGTCATTGTAATATGATTTTACAGACGAGGAAATTTTTCGTTTTTCCATGTAATCATTCATTCCATACGGATTGtttaattaaagttatattaaattctaatgattatatattaaagagtaagattgaaaatttccaagctaattataataataagaagaaACAAAAGCAAAGTATCAAAGAATTCGAAACGATGTTATCATCTAAATGTGTTCTTTGTAGTGAgattaatattaacaatatAGATTCACCTCTTcaaattgaagaagaagagtTGGCCAAATGGGAAATATAG